The Caldisericaceae bacterium DNA window AAAAGATTGAGAGGGAAATTCTTTTACCCAATTTTTGGGAAAGAAATGATGCTAAAGAAGTGTTAAAGTTGCTCTCAATGATAAAAAAAGAAGTGGCAAAATATTATGAACTTAAGAGATCAAGAGATGACCTTTTAGTTACCTTGGAGTTATACGAAGAAAGTCCCGATAATTTCGATAAAGAAGTATTGGAACTTCTACACAAAGCGCAAGAATTGTCAAAAGAAGTAGAAATAGAACGTTTCTTGAATGAACCATACGATGATTTAAATGCCTTTGTGTCTTTTGCTACTGGAGCAGGTGGAGTTGACGCACAAGATTGGACGGAAATGCTTCTTAAAATGTATCTACGTTTTTTTGAGAAAAAGGGATTTGAAGCAAAAATTATTGATGAGAGTTTTGGAGAAGAAGCAGGTATAAAAAGTGCAACTGTTTATGTAAAAGGTGAGTTTGCATACGGCTTACTTAAAGGAGAAGCAGGTGTCCATCGATTGGTTAGGATTTCCCCTTTTGATGCTAATAGAAGAAGGCATACCTCTTTTGCTTTAGTTGAAGTTGTCCCAGAGATGGAGGAGGTAGAGGATATCGAATTAGATGAGAAGGATCTAAAAATTGATATCTTTAGAGCAAGCGGTCATGGGGGGCAAAATGTTCAGAAAGTTGAAACGGCAGTAAGGATAACACATATTCCAACAGGTATAGTTGCAACATGCCAAGATGAGAGATCCCAATCTCAGAATAAAACTATTGCTATGAAGATTCTCAAGTCTAAACTTTTACTGCTTGAAAAGAAAAAACATGAAGAAACGATAAAAGACCTTAAGGGCGAATTTAGATCAATTGAGTGGGGTAATGAAATTAGGTCGTATGTGCTTCAACCATACAAACTTGCAAAAGACCATAGAACTGGTGTAGAAATTGGTAATGTCGATGAGGTATTACAAGGTGAAATTGATGAGTTCATTTGGGCATATCTTAAATCTAAAAAGTAAATTCAAGCAAGGCGCTAAAGACTTCATTGGTATTACTGTAGGTTCGGCTATTTATGCAGTGGCTATTGATGTGTTTATCCAACCCAATAATATTGCACCAGGTGGCTTTATAGGGATAGCGGTAATATTAAACCACTATTTTAGTGTATTAAAAGTAGGTTTTCTTGTTATTTTGATGAACATTCCTCTTTTAATAATTGGCTTAAAGAGGATTGGATTAAAATTTTTTATAGGGACCATTGCCGGAACTATTTTGTCTTCTATTTTGATTGATCTTTTTGCTCCTTATTTACCTCAATTCCGATCAGAACCAATGCTTGCTGCTCTTTATGGTGGGTTTTTAATGGGTGCTGGTATTGGTATTGTCTTTAGGTTTTATGCTTCTACTGGGGGGACAGATTTACTTGCTCAGATTGTTTACGATACAACCGGATTGCCTTTTGGTCAATCTTTGATGCTTGTAGATGTTGCTGTAATTATTACTTCAGGTGTTGTCTTTAAAAATGTCAATGTGCCTTTGTATTCAATTATTGCTGAACTTGTTAGCAATTACGCTATTGACTTAGCACAAGAAGGTTTCTTGTCTTATAAGGTATTGTTTATAATAACTAAAAAACCAGAAGAAATAAAGCAGAGGATTTTTGAAGAAGTGGGAAGAGGCGTTACAGAGTTTGAAGTTGCTGGTGGTTATACAGGTGAAATTAAAAAGATGCTTGTGGTTGCTGTAATACATACTGAGACAATGAAGGTAAAAAGGATTGCCATTGAAGCGGATCCTGAAAGTTTTACCATAATTGGGAATTCTTCAGAAATTATAGGGTATGGATTCAAGTCTTCAAAGGAGAGAATATGATTGAATTAAGTGATGTAGTTAAAGTTTACCCAAACGGGACCCTTGCCCTTGACAAAATTAACGTTAGATTCAATAAAGGTTCTTTTACAGTGCTTATGGGTGAGTCAGGGGCTGGTAAGACAACACTTCTTAAAATTATAAGGGGGGATGAAGATCCCACATCTGGGTTTGTTCTGTTCAACGGCAACGATATTAAAAAATGGAATAAAGTGAGTTTAAGAAGAAAAATTGGTTTTGCTTTTCAAGATTTTACTCTTATAGAAGATAGGACTGTTCTTGATAATGTGTCTCTTCCTCTACAATTTTTAGGTGTAAACTTCCATACACTTCACGAAAAAACTGAAAGTATTCTTCAGGCAGTCAAATTGAGAGATAAAATGTATAAACTTGTAAAAGAACTCTCATATGGTGAAAGACAGAGGGTAACGATTGCAAGAGCGTTAATTTATGAACCAGAGGTTCTTCTACTTGACGAACCAACTGGGAATTTGGATGTTGATACAGCAAAAACTGTTTTGTCTTTTATTGAAATGCTTAACGAAAGGGGTACAACAGTGATAATGTCTACACATCATCTTATTGACTTTGGTAAAAAACCAAAAGAAATGATTAAAATAAAAAATGGAAAGATAGTGAAAAAGGAATATGTATAGGCTATTGTATATTTTTAGACATACATTTCTTGTGTTAAAAGGGACAAAAAAGGTTGCTTTTATTACAGTTGTATCTCTTCTTGTTGGAATGGTTGCTTTAGGATCTACTTATATTGTTGGGTTCAAACTATTTAAAAGCTCTCTTTCTCTTAAGGAAAAAGTTAAGATTATTGTCTTTTTTAAAAAAGACCTCCTTCCAGAGGATGTAAACAAAGCAGTTTCGATGATTAGCTCTATAGAAGGTGTTAAGAGCACGCTAATTACTACACCTGAAGAAGCTAAAGTTGAATTTGAAAACCTTTTTCCTCAGTATAAAGAAATACTTGATAGTTTATCAAAAAATCCTTTGCCGTATTCTCTTACAGTTGAAATTAGCGATATAAGCATGGGAAAGAGAATCTCGGAGATTATTAAAGGCATCCCTATTGTTGATGTAGTGGTTTTCTCTGAAGAAACCGCAAGCAAAATTAATGAACTTATTAAAGTAGTTTGGCTTATTTTTATTTCGGTTCTTCTTGCTGTATTAGGAGATCTGGTTTTTACGATTCAAAACTCAACAACTTTACTTCTTGATTTTAGGAGGCATGATTTAGTGGCGTTGCAATTGATTGGCTCTGATAATGCTTTTATTTTCTTACCATTTATTTTCATTTCCATTCTATTGAACTTGATAGCCTTCGGTATTTCGGCATACGTGCTTACTTTTGTTAACAAGATGAGTTCAACAATTGTCCAGAGTATTATTCCTTATGCAACCGTATCAACGAGTATGAATTTTAACCTTATTTTATTTGAAATATTAATTTTTTCTCTATTTTCCACATTAATTGGAAGCTTTATATCTTTGCTGAGGTTTAGAAATGTTAAATAGCAAAAATTCTTTTGTAAAGTTTATTGCTATTTTCATGGTTCTCCTTTTAATGTTCCTTTCGGGTTTTGGCTCTGTTAGATCTGGTATCGAAGAAGAAAGAAAAAAACTTGAAGAGTACCAATCTCAACTTAGACAGATAAGAAGTAATATTGTAAGCGTAGAGCAGTCATCTAAACAGATTGAGGCGCTATTAAATAGTTTAAATACACAGTTGAATAACCTTGAAATACAAATTAAAGCAACACAAGAAAAGATAACTTACTTGTCGAATGAAATTACCAATAAAGAAGCGCAAATAAAATTTAAGGAAGAAGAAATAAAAGCAAGACAGTCGAATTTGGCTGATATAGTAACGCTTTCCTATGAACTTTCTAAAATTTCTCCTGCTGATGTTTTTTATGAAGGTGGTGACCCTAACTCTGTTTCTAAAAGAATCACATACATTACCTATATTTCAAGTTATACTGAGAAACTCATGAACCAAGCAATAAATGATAAAAAAGAACTTGAAAATTACAAAAAAGAGTTAAATAACTCAAAAAGTCAGCATGAATTAGTCTTAAATGAGAAAGTTGAACAGGAAAATATCTTAAAAGATGAGTTAGATATGAAAAACCGCCTTTTGGAGAGCCTAAAAACTAAAAAAACATATCTACTCTACAAGGAAAATGAACTTGAAGAAGAAATAAAAAAGGAAGAACAACTAATACAGAAGTTAATTGAAGAGGCTAAAAAGAAAGGCATCTATACTGGCACATTTATCTGGCCTGCAAAAGGCCCAATTACTTCTGAATTTGGAATGCGATTCCACCCAATACTTCATATTTGGCGTTTACATGATGGTATAGACATTGGCATTCCTACCGGCACACCGATAAAAGCATCAGCAGATGGCACTGTTACCTATGTTGGTGCTTTAAGCGGATATGGAAATGTTGTTATACTTTCTCATATGGCGAACTTTTCTACACTTTATGCACATCTCAAGAGTGCAGTTGTTAAAAAAGGACAAACCGTTAAAAAAGGTCAAGTAATTGCATATTCTGACAACACAGGTTGGTCAACAGGTCCGCACTTGCACTTTTCTATTTACAAGATTGACATAGAAACTGGGAAGTCTACCCCAGTAAACCCACGGGATTATCTTCCGTAGTTGTAAAAGTGAAGTAAAGGCGTTTGTTTCAGCAAGAGATTTCAATAAGCTCGACCTCCATATTGCCCTATATAATTAGTTTTCACTCTTTTTTAGCCTAACTTTTTAGTAAGTTCTTTTTTAATATCATTTTTGGTGCAATTCTACCAAGTGTAAAGTAGTTGTAACCCCAACTAGATTTTTTAAGGCAATTCGTATTTGAAATTTTGTATTTAAGAATTAATTTGCTACAATTTTACAATAGGTTTTATGAAAAAGTGTACGGGGAAAATAATTTAGAAAGTAGAATTAAACAAAATTTTAAAAATGTAGTACTAATAATTTTTACTTTAGGCGTATGGTCATGGATTATAGTGGCCTTTGTGTGGGTTTTAGGAGCGCTTGGCTGGTTTTTACTTTCGTACATCTGGGAAAAAAATCTTTTTATACCACAGGCTGCACGTTCTACAGCATTCGCTTTTCTTTTAATCTTGGTGTGGGCGTTTATTATTTTTATAATTATGTTAGCATGGTCAAAGTATCATTATCAACGATTTTACAAAAAAAACAGAAGGAAATTAAAAATCCCAGTTGGTAATTCACAAACATTAGCCTGGAAAGAACTTTCTATAGGAACTCAAGGTTTAGAAAACTCTGTGATAGATACACAGGCGTCTCTTGAGATTAATAAAACTTTCTTTAGAGATTTTATTTCTTTAGAGGAGAAAGATTGTTTAACTACTTTTACTCCGATAATTATGAAAGAGAATTTCTTTGACTCAAAAGGGAATATTATTGTTTCTGAAGGAGAAGAAATTACACCTGAAATTATAAAAAGAGTAGTAGAAGAAGGTCTTTACTGGGAGTTTATTCATAAAATTTCCAAATATATCCCTATTGAGGAGGAAAATAAATGCGAATAAGTGAAATTATAGGGTGGTACGTATTTATTTATCCTCTTGCAATGAGCATAGTTTGGATAACTTCGGCGATATATTTTTGGTGGAGGCGTGAGAAAGGTTATCAAAGAAAAATTACTTGGTGGAGAAAGAAATGGCCATCGGTAACTATTCTTGTCCCATGCCATAATGAAGAGGCAGGTATTAAAGCA harbors:
- the prfB gene encoding peptide chain release factor 2 → MISDEVKKDLTNTIEKIEALLDEEWLLNEEEQIKKIEREILLPNFWERNDAKEVLKLLSMIKKEVAKYYELKRSRDDLLVTLELYEESPDNFDKEVLELLHKAQELSKEVEIERFLNEPYDDLNAFVSFATGAGGVDAQDWTEMLLKMYLRFFEKKGFEAKIIDESFGEEAGIKSATVYVKGEFAYGLLKGEAGVHRLVRISPFDANRRRHTSFALVEVVPEMEEVEDIELDEKDLKIDIFRASGHGGQNVQKVETAVRITHIPTGIVATCQDERSQSQNKTIAMKILKSKLLLLEKKKHEETIKDLKGEFRSIEWGNEIRSYVLQPYKLAKDHRTGVEIGNVDEVLQGEIDEFIWAYLKSKK
- a CDS encoding YitT family protein codes for the protein MSSFGHILNLKSKFKQGAKDFIGITVGSAIYAVAIDVFIQPNNIAPGGFIGIAVILNHYFSVLKVGFLVILMNIPLLIIGLKRIGLKFFIGTIAGTILSSILIDLFAPYLPQFRSEPMLAALYGGFLMGAGIGIVFRFYASTGGTDLLAQIVYDTTGLPFGQSLMLVDVAVIITSGVVFKNVNVPLYSIIAELVSNYAIDLAQEGFLSYKVLFIITKKPEEIKQRIFEEVGRGVTEFEVAGGYTGEIKKMLVVAVIHTETMKVKRIAIEADPESFTIIGNSSEIIGYGFKSSKERI
- a CDS encoding ABC transporter ATP-binding protein — protein: MIELSDVVKVYPNGTLALDKINVRFNKGSFTVLMGESGAGKTTLLKIIRGDEDPTSGFVLFNGNDIKKWNKVSLRRKIGFAFQDFTLIEDRTVLDNVSLPLQFLGVNFHTLHEKTESILQAVKLRDKMYKLVKELSYGERQRVTIARALIYEPEVLLLDEPTGNLDVDTAKTVLSFIEMLNERGTTVIMSTHHLIDFGKKPKEMIKIKNGKIVKKEYV
- a CDS encoding permease-like cell division protein FtsX, with amino-acid sequence MYRLLYIFRHTFLVLKGTKKVAFITVVSLLVGMVALGSTYIVGFKLFKSSLSLKEKVKIIVFFKKDLLPEDVNKAVSMISSIEGVKSTLITTPEEAKVEFENLFPQYKEILDSLSKNPLPYSLTVEISDISMGKRISEIIKGIPIVDVVVFSEETASKINELIKVVWLIFISVLLAVLGDLVFTIQNSTTLLLDFRRHDLVALQLIGSDNAFIFLPFIFISILLNLIAFGISAYVLTFVNKMSSTIVQSIIPYATVSTSMNFNLILFEILIFSLFSTLIGSFISLLRFRNVK
- a CDS encoding peptidoglycan DD-metalloendopeptidase family protein → MLNSKNSFVKFIAIFMVLLLMFLSGFGSVRSGIEEERKKLEEYQSQLRQIRSNIVSVEQSSKQIEALLNSLNTQLNNLEIQIKATQEKITYLSNEITNKEAQIKFKEEEIKARQSNLADIVTLSYELSKISPADVFYEGGDPNSVSKRITYITYISSYTEKLMNQAINDKKELENYKKELNNSKSQHELVLNEKVEQENILKDELDMKNRLLESLKTKKTYLLYKENELEEEIKKEEQLIQKLIEEAKKKGIYTGTFIWPAKGPITSEFGMRFHPILHIWRLHDGIDIGIPTGTPIKASADGTVTYVGALSGYGNVVILSHMANFSTLYAHLKSAVVKKGQTVKKGQVIAYSDNTGWSTGPHLHFSIYKIDIETGKSTPVNPRDYLP